The following are encoded together in the Saliniramus fredricksonii genome:
- a CDS encoding c-type cytochrome, translated as MQVHDEGRKARMMQALYGTLAASALLVTASMPAMADALQGEVIAERWCASCHLVGPGQDVASDQMASFMQIAQRDDLTAENLGAFLRSPHPPMPDLQLTHNEIRALIAYIETLE; from the coding sequence ATGCAGGTTCATGACGAAGGCCGGAAAGCCCGGATGATGCAGGCGCTCTACGGCACGCTCGCCGCGTCCGCCCTGCTCGTCACCGCCAGCATGCCGGCCATGGCCGATGCCCTGCAGGGCGAAGTCATCGCCGAACGCTGGTGCGCCTCCTGTCATCTGGTCGGGCCGGGGCAGGATGTCGCGAGCGACCAGATGGCGAGCTTCATGCAGATCGCGCAGCGCGACGATCTCACAGCGGAAAATCTGGGCGCTTTCCTGCGTTCACCGCACCCGCCAATGCCGGATCTTCAACTCACCCATAACGAGATCCGTGCGCTGATCGCCTATATCGAAACGCTTGAATGA
- a CDS encoding DUF4168 domain-containing protein → MNFARTTLAAFAALGMAFGAASLTGTSVSTPAAAQTAQTAPEPGQAPNVDEETLRSFAVATLEIQEISQTYQPQMEAAESQEQQQEIAQAANDEMVAAVEAVPGIDVDSYNAIAEAAQADPEMMQQINTFIAEASEQ, encoded by the coding sequence ATGAACTTCGCTCGTACCACGCTTGCCGCCTTTGCCGCCCTGGGTATGGCTTTCGGTGCCGCCTCCCTGACCGGGACCAGCGTCTCCACGCCCGCCGCCGCCCAGACCGCCCAGACCGCTCCCGAACCGGGTCAGGCGCCGAACGTGGATGAAGAAACCCTGCGCTCCTTCGCCGTGGCGACACTGGAAATCCAGGAGATCAGCCAGACCTACCAGCCGCAGATGGAAGCGGCCGAGTCGCAGGAGCAGCAGCAGGAAATCGCTCAGGCCGCGAATGACGAGATGGTCGCTGCCGTGGAAGCGGTGCCCGGCATCGACGTCGACAGCTACAATGCCATCGCCGAAGCTGCGCAGGCCGATCCGGAGATGATGCAGCAGATCAACACCTTCATCGCTGAAGCGTCCGAACAGTAA
- a CDS encoding LL-diaminopimelate aminotransferase → MNDFYRTQRLPPYVFEPVNKIKAKARAEGVDIIDLGMGNPDLAAPAHVVAKLAETAGKPRTDRYSASKGIPGLRKAQAAYYARRFGVKLDPETQVVTTLGSKEGFANMAQAITAPGDVVLVPNPSYPLHNFGFLMAGGVVRNVPAEPSPEFFHAVERAMRLSVPKPIALVVCYPANPTACTASLDFYRDLVAFAKKHELILLSDLAYAEVYFDDNPPPSVLQVPGAMDIAAEFTSLSKTYSMAGWRMGFAVGNERLLAALARVKSYLDYGAFTPVQVAAAAALNGPDDYIEDMRAIYRKRRDALVESFAKAGWPVTRPSASMFCWTPIPERFRHLGSLEFAKLLVEKAGVAVAPGIGFGEHGDEYVRIALVENEQRIRQAARNIRRFFEDRDKALDNIAPQSAPTGAASA, encoded by the coding sequence ATGAACGATTTCTACCGCACGCAACGCCTGCCGCCCTACGTCTTCGAGCCGGTCAACAAGATCAAGGCCAAGGCGCGGGCCGAGGGTGTCGACATCATCGATCTGGGCATGGGCAATCCGGATCTCGCCGCACCGGCGCATGTCGTGGCCAAGCTGGCCGAGACTGCCGGCAAGCCGCGTACCGATCGCTATTCCGCCTCCAAGGGCATTCCCGGTCTGCGCAAGGCCCAGGCCGCCTATTACGCCCGGCGCTTCGGCGTGAAGCTCGATCCGGAGACGCAGGTCGTCACCACGCTCGGCTCCAAGGAGGGCTTTGCCAACATGGCGCAGGCCATCACCGCGCCCGGTGACGTGGTGCTGGTGCCCAATCCGAGCTATCCCTTGCACAATTTCGGCTTCCTGATGGCCGGTGGCGTCGTGCGCAACGTGCCGGCGGAGCCGTCGCCCGAATTCTTCCACGCAGTCGAGCGCGCCATGCGGCTGAGCGTGCCCAAGCCGATTGCGCTCGTGGTATGCTACCCGGCCAATCCCACGGCCTGTACCGCTTCGCTCGATTTCTACCGTGATCTCGTCGCCTTCGCCAAGAAGCATGAACTGATCCTGCTCTCCGATCTCGCCTATGCCGAGGTCTATTTCGACGACAACCCCCCGCCATCGGTGCTGCAGGTGCCCGGCGCCATGGATATCGCCGCGGAATTCACCTCGCTGTCGAAGACCTATTCCATGGCCGGCTGGCGGATGGGCTTCGCTGTGGGCAACGAGCGCCTGCTCGCGGCCCTGGCGCGGGTGAAATCCTATCTCGATTACGGCGCCTTCACCCCCGTGCAGGTGGCGGCGGCGGCGGCCTTGAACGGACCCGACGACTATATCGAGGACATGCGCGCCATCTACCGCAAGCGCCGCGACGCGCTCGTCGAATCCTTCGCCAAGGCGGGCTGGCCGGTGACGCGCCCGAGCGCGTCGATGTTCTGCTGGACGCCGATCCCGGAGCGGTTCCGGCATCTGGGAAGCCTGGAATTCGCCAAGCTGCTGGTCGAGAAGGCCGGCGTCGCGGTGGCGCCGGGGATCGGCTTCGGCGAACATGGCGACGAATATGTGCGCATCGCGCTGGTCGAGAACGAGCAGCGCATCCGCCAGGCCGCCCGCAATATCCGCCGCTTCTTCGAGGATCGTGACAAGGCGCTCGACAACATTGCCCCGCAATCTGCGCCAACAGGGGCTGCTTCAGCCTGA
- a CDS encoding RlmE family RNA methyltransferase, with translation MSQNSSHPPRALKVKLKKARGRTPSQQRWLQRQLNDPYVLRARREGWRSRAAFKLLELDDKFRFLEPGQRIVDLGAAPGGWSQVAARKIGIVDESGAEREKARGKIVGIDLLPIEPMPGAEFIEMDFLDDDAPARLVALLGGPADVVMSDMAANATGHKKTDHLRIMGLAETGAEFARSVLAQGGTYIAKVLRGGTEGALLADLKRDFANVRHFKPPSSRSDSAELFVIAMGYRGEDRVAAEQGDAG, from the coding sequence GTGTCGCAAAACAGCAGTCATCCCCCGCGTGCGCTCAAGGTGAAGCTGAAGAAGGCGCGCGGTCGCACGCCTTCGCAGCAGCGCTGGCTGCAGCGCCAGCTCAACGATCCCTATGTCCTGCGCGCCAGGCGCGAAGGCTGGCGCTCGCGCGCGGCCTTCAAGCTGCTGGAGCTCGACGACAAGTTCAGGTTCCTCGAACCCGGCCAGCGCATCGTCGATCTGGGTGCGGCGCCCGGTGGCTGGTCGCAGGTGGCGGCGCGCAAGATCGGGATCGTGGATGAGAGCGGCGCGGAGCGTGAAAAGGCGCGCGGCAAGATCGTCGGCATCGATCTCCTGCCGATCGAACCAATGCCCGGCGCCGAATTCATCGAGATGGATTTCCTCGATGATGATGCTCCCGCGCGCCTCGTCGCGTTGCTGGGCGGCCCGGCGGATGTGGTGATGTCCGACATGGCAGCCAACGCCACCGGTCACAAGAAGACCGACCATCTGCGCATCATGGGACTTGCCGAAACCGGCGCGGAATTTGCCCGCTCGGTCCTGGCGCAGGGCGGCACCTATATCGCGAAGGTGCTGCGCGGCGGCACGGAGGGAGCGCTTCTCGCCGATCTCAAACGCGATTTCGCCAATGTGCGCCATTTCAAGCCGCCGTCCAGCCGCTCCGATTCCGCCGAACTTTTCGTCATCGCGATGGGCTATCGCGGTGAGGACCGGGTCGCGGCGGAACAGGGCGATGCCGGCTGA
- the metX gene encoding homoserine O-acetyltransferase MetX: MHFGEDEPIEMDCGASLSPWQIAYQTYGTLAPDRKNAILICHALTGDQHACNVHPVTEKPGWWRLFVGPGKAIDTDRYFVICANVLGGCMGTTGPASVNPATGKPYGVDFPLVTIRDMVRSQAMLLDKLGIDDLLCVVGGSMGGMQVLEWAALYPERVFSAMPIAAATRHSAQNIAFHEVGRQAVMADPGWASGRYLERGTRPRKGLAVARMAAHVTYLSEGALHQKFGRKLQSRAAPTFSFDADFQIESYLRYQGSTFVERFDANSYLYVTRAMDYFDLAAEYDGKLARAFRGTPTRFCVMSFTSDWLFPTKDSRAIVRALNAAAASVSFVEIESDKGHDAFLLDEPDMFSAAKGFIDAAARDRGVA; this comes from the coding sequence ATGCATTTCGGTGAAGACGAACCCATCGAGATGGATTGCGGCGCAAGCCTCTCGCCGTGGCAGATCGCCTACCAGACCTATGGCACGCTCGCGCCCGATCGCAAGAACGCCATCCTGATCTGCCATGCCCTGACCGGTGACCAGCATGCCTGCAATGTCCACCCGGTGACGGAAAAGCCCGGCTGGTGGCGGCTCTTCGTCGGTCCGGGCAAGGCGATCGATACCGACCGTTATTTCGTGATCTGCGCCAATGTGCTCGGTGGCTGCATGGGCACGACCGGCCCCGCCTCCGTCAATCCGGCGACCGGCAAGCCTTACGGCGTCGATTTTCCGCTGGTGACCATCCGCGACATGGTGCGCTCTCAGGCCATGCTGCTCGACAAGCTCGGCATCGACGATCTGCTCTGCGTGGTCGGCGGCTCGATGGGTGGCATGCAGGTGCTGGAATGGGCCGCTCTCTATCCCGAGCGGGTGTTCTCCGCCATGCCGATCGCCGCGGCGACGCGCCATTCGGCCCAGAACATCGCCTTCCACGAAGTCGGGCGTCAGGCCGTGATGGCCGATCCCGGCTGGGCCTCGGGGCGCTATCTCGAACGCGGCACCCGACCGCGCAAGGGGCTCGCCGTGGCGCGTATGGCGGCGCATGTGACCTATCTCTCCGAAGGGGCATTGCATCAGAAATTCGGTCGCAAGCTGCAAAGCCGGGCCGCGCCGACCTTCTCCTTCGATGCCGATTTCCAGATCGAGAGCTATCTGCGCTATCAGGGCTCGACCTTCGTCGAGCGTTTTGATGCGAATTCGTATCTCTACGTCACCCGTGCAATGGATTATTTCGACCTCGCAGCCGAGTATGACGGCAAACTCGCGCGCGCCTTCCGGGGTACGCCGACACGGTTCTGCGTGATGAGCTTCACCTCGGACTGGCTGTTTCCGACGAAGGATTCGCGCGCCATCGTGCGGGCGCTGAACGCCGCCGCCGCCTCGGTCTCCTTCGTCGAGATCGAGAGCGACAAGGGGCATGACGCCTTCCTGCTCGACGAGCCCGACATGTTTTCCGCCGCCAAGGGATTCATCGACGCCGCCGCGCGCGATCGGGGGGTAGCATGA
- a CDS encoding RNA polymerase sigma factor, which translates to MQDTRSRDIADGQEQNLARNAKSDAPATMDAEQKRRLAHRIAAEMPGLRRYARRLERNPEEAEDLLQDALERALRKSHGWRGGSLAAWLRRITFTVFVNRRARPQREEADIEIDGVLETASPPRQEERLACRDIADAIDALPREQRLALSLAMRPESSYEDNAQAAGMPVGTFRSRLSRAREKLRETLTAPHSPAADWHIT; encoded by the coding sequence ATGCAGGACACACGCAGCCGAGACATCGCAGACGGGCAAGAGCAGAACCTTGCACGCAATGCGAAGAGCGATGCCCCAGCCACCATGGACGCGGAGCAGAAGCGCCGCCTGGCGCACCGCATCGCCGCCGAAATGCCCGGATTGCGGCGTTATGCCCGCCGGCTGGAACGCAATCCCGAGGAAGCCGAGGATCTTTTGCAGGATGCGCTCGAACGTGCCTTGCGCAAATCCCATGGCTGGCGCGGCGGCAGCCTCGCGGCCTGGCTCCGGCGGATCACCTTCACGGTCTTCGTCAATCGTCGCGCGCGCCCGCAGCGCGAGGAGGCCGATATCGAGATCGACGGCGTGCTGGAAACCGCATCACCCCCGCGCCAGGAAGAGCGTCTCGCCTGCCGCGACATCGCCGATGCAATCGATGCTCTGCCCCGGGAGCAGCGGCTTGCCCTCAGTCTGGCGATGCGGCCCGAGAGCAGCTATGAGGACAATGCGCAGGCTGCAGGCATGCCGGTCGGCACCTTCCGCTCCCGTCTCTCTCGCGCGCGGGAGAAACTGCGCGAGACGCTGACGGCGCCTCACAGCCCTGCCGCAGACTGGCATATCACCTGA
- a CDS encoding phosphatase PAP2 family protein — protein MRSSLPALALFLLLVAALILPGLRPWLLAFDQFLPVLLRDAQGLPRGPDWFNEMARDVSALGSMTVLIGTGLLVITAHWLRGAGTQALRVGIALFGAIALNTALKALIARPRPDLFEPATQVFTNSFPSAHAMISATLVTIIARDLMAAQDKVAPARFIAGSAALLVVLIGLSRIHLGVHWPSDVLAGWALGFAWARLAGEACRRALPGSG, from the coding sequence ATGCGGTCCAGTCTTCCTGCCCTCGCCCTGTTCCTGCTGCTGGTTGCCGCGCTCATCCTGCCGGGACTTCGACCGTGGCTGCTGGCATTCGACCAGTTCCTGCCGGTATTGCTGCGCGACGCGCAGGGTTTGCCGCGCGGCCCCGACTGGTTCAACGAGATGGCGAGGGACGTCTCGGCTCTGGGCAGCATGACGGTGCTGATCGGCACCGGCCTGCTCGTCATCACGGCCCATTGGCTGCGGGGTGCCGGGACGCAGGCCTTGCGCGTCGGCATCGCCCTTTTTGGTGCCATAGCGCTGAACACGGCGTTGAAGGCCCTGATCGCGCGCCCGCGACCGGATCTGTTCGAACCCGCGACGCAGGTTTTCACCAACAGCTTCCCGAGCGCCCATGCGATGATCTCCGCAACGCTGGTCACGATCATCGCGCGGGATCTGATGGCGGCGCAGGACAAGGTCGCGCCGGCGCGTTTCATCGCGGGAAGCGCCGCGCTTCTCGTCGTGCTGATCGGCCTGAGCCGGATCCATCTCGGCGTGCATTGGCCCAGCGACGTCCTGGCCGGCTGGGCGCTCGGCTTCGCCTGGGCACGCCTCGCGGGTGAGGCCTGTCGGCGCGCGCTGCCCGGGTCAGGCTGA
- a CDS encoding Ppx/GppA phosphatase family protein, protein MQSTGQNTQEHRAHRRNRRSGAAYAALDLGTNNCRLLIAEPARAGFRVIDAFSRIVRLGEGLASAITLNDNAIDRTIEALLICRDKMHARGVHRARLIATEACRMARNADHFIERVHDETGMELEIVDRRTEAFLAVTGCASLADPEAHSVIVFDIGGGSTEIAWLDGQARSPLADPCKRIRAWDSLPVGVITLAERHGGVEVGPEKFERMVEEVSQMLTPFALAAGAATAAPDFHLLGTSGTVTTVGGIYLRLPRYDRRQVDGLWMAATEVDTVLDELVGLDYEARAASPCVGRERADLVLAGCAILEGIRRAFPAPRLRIADRGLREGILMNLMREDGVWKRRRGRRRGRSRNGSPAPVPAMPDPARA, encoded by the coding sequence GTGCAGTCGACGGGGCAGAACACGCAGGAGCATCGGGCGCATCGCCGGAACAGGCGATCGGGCGCGGCCTATGCGGCGCTTGATCTCGGCACGAACAATTGCCGCCTGCTCATTGCCGAACCCGCCCGCGCCGGCTTTCGTGTCATCGACGCCTTCTCGCGCATCGTGCGCCTCGGCGAGGGGCTCGCCAGCGCCATCACGCTCAATGACAACGCCATCGACCGGACCATCGAAGCGCTGCTGATCTGCCGCGACAAGATGCATGCGCGCGGCGTCCACCGCGCCCGGCTGATCGCGACGGAAGCCTGTCGCATGGCGCGCAATGCCGACCACTTCATCGAGCGGGTGCATGACGAGACCGGCATGGAGCTCGAGATCGTCGATCGGCGCACCGAGGCCTTCCTCGCCGTGACGGGATGCGCCTCGCTGGCCGATCCCGAGGCGCATTCGGTGATCGTCTTCGATATCGGCGGCGGCTCCACCGAAATCGCCTGGCTCGACGGCCAGGCCCGCTCGCCGCTCGCCGATCCCTGCAAGCGCATTCGCGCCTGGGATTCACTCCCGGTCGGCGTCATCACCCTGGCCGAACGCCATGGCGGTGTGGAGGTCGGGCCGGAGAAATTCGAGCGCATGGTCGAGGAAGTCTCGCAGATGCTGACCCCCTTCGCACTGGCTGCGGGGGCGGCTACGGCGGCGCCGGACTTTCATCTGCTCGGCACTTCCGGCACCGTCACCACGGTCGGCGGCATCTATCTGCGCCTGCCGCGCTATGATCGCCGCCAGGTCGACGGGCTCTGGATGGCGGCGACGGAGGTCGATACAGTGCTCGACGAACTCGTCGGGCTCGATTACGAGGCGCGGGCGGCGAGCCCCTGTGTCGGGCGCGAGCGGGCCGATCTGGTGCTCGCGGGCTGCGCCATTCTGGAAGGTATCCGCCGCGCCTTTCCCGCACCGCGTCTGCGCATCGCCGATCGCGGTCTGCGTGAGGGGATATTGATGAATCTGATGCGTGAGGACGGGGTCTGGAAGCGCCGCCGCGGGCGCCGCAGGGGCCGTTCGCGCAACGGTTCACCGGCGCCGGTTCCGGCCATGCCGGATCCCGCGCGCGCCTGA
- the metW gene encoding methionine biosynthesis protein MetW, whose protein sequence is MNALPPDDFDTRKASLAAAGARPDHLMLAEMVEPGARVLDVGCGDGSLMALLRDLRDCDARGVELDRENVNKCLAKGLAVVQGDADTDLFDYPDDGFDYVILSQTIQATLRPRAVLEQMLRIGKCGIVSFHNFGYWRVRFELLLRGRMPITEQLPFSWYDTPNIHHCTMRDFVALCHEVGAVMERAVALDAGDRPVRLPLPWWVWNMIGRQGVFLLRRGEGQGGEG, encoded by the coding sequence ATGAACGCGCTGCCACCGGACGATTTCGATACGCGCAAGGCCTCCCTCGCTGCCGCCGGTGCGCGTCCCGATCATCTTATGCTCGCAGAAATGGTGGAGCCGGGCGCGCGGGTGCTCGATGTCGGCTGCGGGGACGGTTCGCTGATGGCGCTCTTGCGCGATCTGCGCGATTGCGATGCGCGCGGGGTCGAACTCGACCGCGAGAATGTGAACAAATGCCTGGCCAAGGGGCTCGCCGTGGTCCAGGGCGATGCCGATACGGATCTGTTCGATTATCCCGATGACGGGTTCGACTACGTGATCCTGTCGCAGACGATCCAGGCGACCTTGCGCCCGCGCGCAGTGCTCGAGCAGATGCTGCGTATCGGCAAATGCGGCATCGTCTCGTTCCATAATTTCGGCTATTGGCGCGTGCGTTTCGAATTGCTCCTGCGCGGGCGGATGCCGATCACCGAGCAGCTGCCTTTCAGCTGGTACGACACGCCCAATATCCACCATTGCACCATGCGCGATTTCGTCGCCTTGTGTCATGAAGTCGGCGCCGTGATGGAGCGCGCGGTGGCGCTCGATGCCGGCGACCGCCCGGTGCGGCTGCCCTTGCCCTGGTGGGTCTGGAACATGATCGGGCGCCAGGGCGTGTTCCTGCTGCGGCGCGGCGAAGGGCAGGGCGGTGAAGGCTAG
- a CDS encoding response regulator — MIATPTFPDLAALVVDESLYIRRILRDMLTRVGIKRVLEAPDGAEALGVLSESKPDLVILDWDLAILSGEEFIRLTRTPTTSPAPSIPIIVMMGKPRRYVVDRAVSLGVNEIIAKPFSPKVLWSRLDEVINRPRPYIQVKGLLRPVARATDALPQKVAA, encoded by the coding sequence ATGATCGCCACACCGACTTTCCCCGATCTCGCCGCGCTCGTCGTCGATGAGAGCCTCTATATCCGCCGCATCCTGCGCGACATGCTGACGCGTGTCGGGATCAAGCGCGTGCTCGAGGCGCCGGACGGGGCCGAGGCGCTCGGCGTGCTCTCGGAAAGCAAGCCCGATCTCGTCATCCTCGACTGGGATCTCGCCATTCTCTCGGGCGAGGAATTCATCCGCCTGACGCGCACGCCCACCACCTCGCCGGCACCGAGCATCCCGATCATCGTGATGATGGGCAAGCCGCGGCGCTATGTCGTCGATCGCGCCGTGTCGCTGGGCGTCAACGAGATCATCGCCAAACCGTTCTCGCCCAAGGTCCTGTGGTCGCGCCTCGACGAGGTGATCAACCGCCCGCGCCCCTATATCCAGGTCAAGGGACTGCTGCGCCCGGTGGCACGCGCGACCGATGCCCTGCCCCAGAAGGTGGCGGCCTGA
- a CDS encoding methylmalonyl-CoA mutase family protein: protein MTDQQTPPGEAFPATTREDWMRLVEGVLKGRDFEETLVSQTADGIRVDPLYAAALAQAQPVRAEHAPWHVAQRVDHPDTGEAARQALTDLEGGADALSLVFDGARAARGFGLRIATLDDLDAALDGVLLDLVQIRLDAGRSGRHAAAALIALATRRGLSLDRLDADLALDPIGAAACDGGFSASWEMIADRCGETAVALADKGFAGTIFLADGRPCHEAGGSEAQELAAVLATALAYWRAQEAAGLDPEQGRRNIAFLLAADADQFATIAKFRALRRLWARVEAAAGFEPAPIRLHAETAWRMTTQRDPWVNLLRTTMATFAAGIGGADTVTVLPFTAALGLPDAFARRVARNTQHILLQESNLWRVVDPAAGAGGYEALTEALCETAWEAFQQIEMEGGIVGSLASSALQVRIGEVRAARAAVIADRRAPITGVSAFPDLDEKPVDLALREPPPEMPEPDTATIPATMPAGFADLAAAITEGGSTRAPANPPPGIEPTLLSALPHRREAEPYEHLRDRSDQYLADNGERPKVFLANLGKLAQFNTRAGFARNAFAAGGVAAIGEDGFADPQALAKAFTESGASAACLCSTEALYAEHGVEAARALKEAGCAILFLAGHPDDLEAPMREAGVDAFLHEGCDLLALLGEAWAVIAGERSEAF from the coding sequence ATGACCGATCAGCAAACGCCTCCGGGCGAAGCCTTTCCCGCCACCACCCGTGAAGACTGGATGCGTCTTGTCGAGGGGGTCCTCAAGGGTCGCGATTTCGAGGAAACCCTCGTCTCGCAGACTGCTGACGGCATTCGCGTCGATCCGCTCTATGCCGCCGCTCTGGCGCAGGCGCAGCCGGTACGTGCCGAACACGCGCCCTGGCATGTGGCCCAGCGTGTCGATCATCCCGATACCGGTGAAGCCGCACGTCAGGCGCTGACGGATCTGGAAGGTGGCGCCGACGCGCTCAGCCTCGTCTTCGACGGCGCAAGGGCCGCACGCGGTTTCGGCCTGCGCATCGCCACGCTCGATGATCTCGATGCCGCCCTCGACGGGGTGCTGCTTGATCTCGTGCAGATCCGCCTCGATGCGGGCCGCTCCGGGCGCCACGCTGCAGCGGCGCTGATCGCCCTGGCCACCCGGCGCGGGCTGTCGCTCGACCGGCTTGATGCCGATCTCGCCCTCGACCCGATCGGCGCCGCCGCCTGTGACGGCGGTTTCTCGGCCAGCTGGGAGATGATCGCCGATCGCTGCGGCGAAACCGCTGTGGCTCTGGCGGATAAAGGATTTGCCGGCACGATCTTCCTCGCGGATGGGCGGCCCTGTCACGAAGCCGGCGGCAGCGAAGCCCAGGAGCTCGCCGCCGTTCTCGCCACGGCGCTCGCCTATTGGCGGGCGCAGGAAGCGGCGGGTCTCGATCCGGAGCAGGGTCGGCGCAATATCGCCTTCCTGCTGGCGGCAGATGCCGATCAATTCGCCACCATCGCCAAGTTCCGGGCCCTGCGCCGCCTCTGGGCGCGCGTCGAGGCGGCGGCGGGGTTCGAGCCGGCCCCGATCCGCCTGCATGCCGAAACCGCCTGGCGGATGACGACGCAGCGCGACCCCTGGGTCAACCTTCTGCGTACCACGATGGCAACATTCGCCGCCGGTATTGGCGGCGCCGACACGGTGACAGTCCTGCCCTTCACTGCTGCCCTCGGTCTGCCGGATGCTTTTGCGCGCCGCGTGGCGCGCAACACGCAGCATATCCTCCTGCAGGAGAGCAATCTGTGGCGTGTGGTCGATCCCGCTGCCGGCGCCGGTGGCTACGAGGCGCTCACCGAAGCGCTTTGCGAAACGGCCTGGGAGGCCTTCCAGCAGATCGAAATGGAAGGCGGAATCGTCGGCAGCCTCGCTTCCAGCGCCTTGCAGGTACGCATCGGTGAGGTGCGCGCGGCCCGCGCCGCCGTCATCGCGGATCGCCGCGCGCCGATTACCGGAGTGAGCGCCTTTCCCGATCTCGACGAGAAGCCCGTCGATCTCGCCCTGCGCGAACCGCCCCCGGAGATGCCGGAGCCGGATACGGCGACCATACCCGCCACCATGCCCGCCGGCTTTGCCGATCTCGCCGCCGCGATCACGGAGGGGGGGAGCACACGGGCGCCGGCGAATCCCCCGCCGGGTATCGAGCCGACCCTGCTCTCGGCCCTGCCGCACCGGCGTGAAGCCGAGCCCTACGAGCATCTGCGCGATCGCTCGGACCAGTATCTCGCCGATAACGGTGAGCGTCCGAAGGTGTTTCTGGCCAATCTCGGGAAGCTCGCCCAGTTCAATACGCGCGCCGGCTTTGCCCGCAACGCTTTCGCGGCGGGTGGGGTCGCGGCGATCGGCGAGGACGGTTTTGCCGATCCGCAGGCGCTGGCCAAAGCCTTCACCGAGAGCGGCGCCAGCGCGGCCTGCCTGTGTTCGACGGAAGCGCTCTATGCCGAGCATGGCGTCGAGGCGGCCCGTGCGCTCAAGGAGGCGGGCTGCGCCATCCTCTTCCTCGCCGGCCATCCCGACGATCTCGAAGCGCCGATGCGCGAAGCCGGCGTCGACGCCTTCCTGCATGAAGGCTGCGACCTGCTCGCGCTGCTCGGCGAAGCCTGGGCGGTGATCGCGGGAGAGCGCAGCGAGGCCTTCTGA
- a CDS encoding IS701 family transposase, with protein sequence MGISDWSGTSVNWAAALVAFKQALAPIFPRVETWRSAGAFIDGVLSGVERKTGWMLAEQAGLQRPYRIQSLLGRSSWDSDQLCTLIRDQAVDALGDNGVLVIDETGFVKKGDRSVGVARQYSGTAGRIENCQIGVFCAYASRYGQTLIDRRLYLPKAWAEDIERRRRVGIPDDIAFSTKPAIAREMIASALDSGLQCAFVLADSVYGSDYTLRRMLEDRGQPYVLAVRSNQHLRFLQADWGLIQTDPATIAAELPKKAWTALSAGEGAKGPRLYHWARVSLGWATPEGFERWLLMRRNLRNRDEIAYYFAFVREGTSLADMAGAAGLRWTIEECFLRAKDDLGLDHCEARSWHGWHRHMALVMAAALVLAQIAAEQRKTAYATDAESKRDKTSPDRTAA encoded by the coding sequence ATGGGTATTTCGGACTGGTCTGGAACATCGGTGAACTGGGCGGCGGCGTTGGTGGCTTTCAAGCAAGCGCTGGCGCCGATTTTTCCGCGTGTGGAAACATGGCGATCGGCAGGGGCCTTCATTGATGGTGTGCTGTCCGGTGTCGAACGCAAGACGGGCTGGATGCTGGCGGAGCAGGCGGGTCTTCAGCGTCCCTACCGGATCCAGTCCCTTCTCGGTCGAAGCAGTTGGGACAGTGATCAGCTTTGCACCCTCATCCGCGATCAGGCAGTCGATGCGTTGGGGGACAACGGCGTTCTGGTCATCGATGAGACCGGTTTCGTGAAGAAGGGCGATCGCTCGGTCGGGGTGGCGCGTCAGTATTCCGGAACTGCCGGCCGGATCGAGAACTGCCAGATCGGCGTTTTCTGCGCCTATGCCAGCCGCTACGGCCAGACATTGATCGACCGGCGGCTGTATCTGCCGAAGGCTTGGGCGGAGGATATCGAGCGTCGTCGGCGTGTCGGGATTCCCGACGACATTGCCTTCTCCACGAAGCCGGCCATCGCCCGCGAGATGATCGCAAGCGCTCTCGATAGCGGCCTGCAATGTGCGTTCGTACTCGCCGATTCAGTCTATGGAAGCGATTACACGCTTCGCCGAATGCTGGAGGATCGCGGGCAGCCGTATGTTCTCGCGGTCCGATCCAACCAACACCTGCGCTTCCTGCAGGCCGACTGGGGCCTGATCCAGACAGATCCGGCAACGATTGCGGCGGAACTTCCCAAGAAAGCCTGGACGGCGCTCAGTGCGGGCGAAGGTGCCAAGGGCCCCCGTTTGTATCATTGGGCACGGGTCTCATTGGGCTGGGCCACGCCGGAGGGGTTCGAGAGGTGGCTTCTCATGCGCCGTAATCTGCGCAATCGCGATGAAATCGCCTACTACTTCGCTTTCGTCCGAGAGGGAACGAGCCTTGCCGACATGGCAGGCGCTGCCGGGTTGCGATGGACCATCGAGGAATGCTTCCTGCGTGCCAAGGACGATCTTGGCCTCGATCATTGCGAGGCCCGCTCCTGGCATGGTTGGCACCGACACATGGCCCTCGTCATGGCCGCAGCCCTGGTCCTCGCACAGATCGCCGCAGAACAACGAAAGACCGCCTACGCCACCGATGCTGAGAGCAAACGGGACAAAACGAGTCCGGACCGAACAGCCGCATGA